The genomic window ATAATTAGAAATTGTAAGATGAATTTCATACTTGACTGACTTAAAGACTTATTATTTGGTGTAATAATGACAAAAGCGGTATTTTTTGATATTGATGATACACTTGTAGACACTTCAAGTTTTGCTGATTTGGCAAGACATGCGGCTATTGAGAGTATGTGCAACAATGGTTTGCCTTTGGAACCGGATGAAGCATATGATTTATTAAAGGATATCATTAAGGATAAGGGTTCAAACTATTCCAAACACTTCAATATCTTAACACAGGAAGTTTTAGGCAAGGAAGATCCTCTTTTGGTAGCTATTGGAATGACAACATATCACAATGTGAAATTTGCTCTTTTAAGGCCATTCCCTAGAACAAGTGCTATATTGATTTATCTTAAAAGCAAAGGATATAAGCTAGGAGCCATTACCAATGGAATCACCATTAAGCAATGGGAAAAGTTAGTCAGATTGAATCTATACCACTTTTTTGATATTGTAATCACTTCAGAAGAGGTGGGCGTTGAAAAGCCGGATCCTGAAATCTATATTGAAGCATGCAGAAGAATGGCATGTGACGTTAAGAAAAGCATCATGGTTGGAAACAAATTGGATGTTGACTGTATGGGAGCAGTCAATGCAGGAATGAGCGCTATTTTAGTCAATTCCACTTTGGATGAGGATGAAAAGGAAAGAGTGAATGAAGAGGATATTGACATTATTGTTTTAGACAGCATTTCTGATGTAGATACTGTCTTATAAAGATTTTTTATTTTTTCATTTTTTTAATTAATTTATTTTTTATATTTTTTAGTTATTTTATTTTTTATTCTATAAACAGGGGGTTTTTTATGGCAATTATTTTATGTCCCGATTGTGGAAAGGAACAGGATAACTTGAATAAATTCTGTAGGAATTGTGGAGCGGACTTATCTAAAGTGAAAGTCGAGCCTGAAATGAATTCAGATTCAATCAATGAATCTGTAGATGAGAATCTTTCTCAAAAATCCATTGATGTTCCGATTCAAAAGGAAGATGGAACCAATACTAATGAATTGGTTATTTTGGATTCTGAAGAACCTAAAGATGAATCCATTAAAGAAGATAATGATGAATCTGCTGAGTTTAGTGAATCAACTGAATCCAATGAAGCTGTTAAGGAAGAAAATGTGGAAACTAATGAATCCAATGTAAAGAAATGTGGCAAGTGTGGCACTGAATTGAAATTTGGAGAAAAGTTCTGTCCTAATTGTGGCCAATCCACTGATTCTGTAAATGATAATTATCCTAAGAATTTCTGTCCTAATTGCGGGGAAAAATTGGCTCAGACGGTAAAGTTCTGTCCTAACTGTGGCTTTGACTTTAAAAATATTTCTGGCAATGCCAATAAGAATATGAGTAATCCTAGCTATGGTCAGAATTTGCCTGTAAGAAAAGAATCTATAGTTTCAGTGATTCTATCATTTGTTTTCCCAGGACTTGGACAGTTCTATAATGGGAATTCCACTAAAGGAATTTATTTCATAATTCTTGCAGTGGTTTCAATCATTCTGACTGTAATATTGATTGGTGCATTGATCTATATATTGATTTGGCTATGGTCAATAATTGATGCGTATAACTCTGCTGAAAAATTGAATAGGGGAGAATTTGTTGAAGATAAGTTATTTTAATTCATCTTCTTCAATATTTAATTTAAAATTTTAATTTTAAATTATAATTTTAATATTTGATTTTAGTTTTTTCTTTTTTTAATAATATTCTCTAATTTTTTCAATTTTTTCAAGTTCTAAAAATAGTTACCTTTATATATAGTTTTGAATATAAATATATACATTCTTATTTT from Methanobrevibacter sp. includes these protein-coding regions:
- a CDS encoding TIGR02253 family HAD-type hydrolase; the encoded protein is MTKAVFFDIDDTLVDTSSFADLARHAAIESMCNNGLPLEPDEAYDLLKDIIKDKGSNYSKHFNILTQEVLGKEDPLLVAIGMTTYHNVKFALLRPFPRTSAILIYLKSKGYKLGAITNGITIKQWEKLVRLNLYHFFDIVITSEEVGVEKPDPEIYIEACRRMACDVKKSIMVGNKLDVDCMGAVNAGMSAILVNSTLDEDEKERVNEEDIDIIVLDSISDVDTVL
- a CDS encoding zinc-ribbon domain-containing protein, which codes for MAIILCPDCGKEQDNLNKFCRNCGADLSKVKVEPEMNSDSINESVDENLSQKSIDVPIQKEDGTNTNELVILDSEEPKDESIKEDNDESAEFSESTESNEAVKEENVETNESNVKKCGKCGTELKFGEKFCPNCGQSTDSVNDNYPKNFCPNCGEKLAQTVKFCPNCGFDFKNISGNANKNMSNPSYGQNLPVRKESIVSVILSFVFPGLGQFYNGNSTKGIYFIILAVVSIILTVILIGALIYILIWLWSIIDAYNSAEKLNRGEFVEDKLF